One genomic region from Eptesicus fuscus isolate TK198812 chromosome 4, DD_ASM_mEF_20220401, whole genome shotgun sequence encodes:
- the GCNT4 gene encoding beta-1,3-galactosyl-O-glycosyl-glycoprotein beta-1,6-N-acetylglucosaminyltransferase 4, protein MKIFRCCIKYPLQQKVFILFLTLWLFSLLKLLNVGRLLFPQRGIYLVEHFLSTSPFVRNRYTHVDNEVRYKVNCSGVYEQEPLEIGKTLEIRRRDIIDLDDDDVVAMTSNCDVYQLLRRYHQKLVSREEKSFPIAYSLVVHKDAIMVERLIHAIYNQHNIYCIHYDHKSPDTFKVAMNNLAKCFSNIFIASKLETVHYAHISRLQADLNCLSDLLKSSVQWKYVINLCGQDFPLKSNFELVSELKKLNGANMLETVKPPNSKTERFIYHHELRQVPYEYVKLPVRTNISKEAPPHNIEIFVGSAYFVLSRAFVKYVFNNSLVKDFFAWSEDTYSPDEHFWATLIRVPGIPGEISRSAKDVSDLQSKTRLVKWNYHEGLFYPSCTGSHRRSVCIYGAAELRWLIKDGHWFANKFDSKVDPVLIKCLAEKLEEQQREWINLSSEKLFMDKNPTISS, encoded by the coding sequence ATGAAGATATTCAGATGTTGTATTAAATACCCCCTACAGCAGAAAGTTTTCATCCTGTTCTTAACCCTGTGGCTGTTCTCCCTGTTGAAGCTTCTAAATGTGGGAAGACTCCTCTTCCCTCAGAGAGGCATTTACTTGGTGGAGCACTTCCTCAGTACCTCCCCTTTTGTAAGGAACAGATACACCCATGTTGACAACGAAGTCCGGTATAAAGTTAACTGTTCGGGTGTCTATGAACAGGAGCCTTTGGAAATTGGCAAGACTCTGGAAATTAGAAGAAGAGACATCATCGACTTGGATGATGATGACGTTGTGGCAATGACCAGCAATTGTGACGTTTATCAGCTCCTAAGAAGGTACCATCAAAAGCTCGTttcaagggaagagaaaagcttCCCAATAGCCTATTCTTTGGTGGTTCACAAAGATGCAATCATGGTTGAAAGGCTAATCCATGCTATATACAACCAGCACAATATTTACTGCATCCATTATGACCATAAGTCACCCGACACCTTCAAAGTCGCCATGAACAATTTAGCTAAGTGCTTCTCCAATATTTTCATTGCTTCCAAATTAGAGACTGTGCATTATGCCCACATTTCCAGACTCCAAGCTGATTTAAATTGCTTGTCAGATCTTCTCAAGTCTTCAGTTCAATGGAAATATGTTATCAACCTGTGTGGGCAAGACTTTCCTTTGAAGTCCAACTTTGAATTAGTGTCAGAGTTGAAGAAACTCAATGGAGCAAATATGTTAGAGACAGTGAAACCCCCTAACAGTAAGACGGAAAGATTCATTTATCACCATGAACTCAGACAGGTGCCTTATGAATATGTGAAGCTACCAGTAAGGACAAACATCTCCAAAGAAGCTCCCCCTCATAACATTGAGATATTTGTTGGCAGTGCTTACTTTGTTTTAAGTCGAGCAtttgttaaatatgttttcaacAACTCCCTGGTTAAAGACTTTTTTGCCTGGTCTGAAGACACCTACTCGCCTGATGAGCATTTTTGGGCTACCTTAATTCGGGTGCCAGGAATCCCTGGGGAGATTTCTCGGTCAGCCAAGGATGTGTCTGACCTACAGAGTAAGACCCGCCTTGTCAAATGGAATTATCACGAAGGCCTTTTCTATCCCAGTTGTACTGGCTCTCACCGCCGAAGTGTGTGTATCTACGGAGCAGCAGAATTGAGGTGGCTTATCAAAGATGGACATTGGTTTGCTAATAAATTTGATTCTAAGGTGGACCCTGTCTTGATTAAATGCTTGGCAGAAAAGCTTGAAGAACAACAGAGAGAGTGGATCAATTTGTCTTCAGAAAAGTTATTTATGGATAAAAATCCCACAATCTCGTCATGA